TTCTATATCGAAAACGATGATGTCTTTAGTGAAATAAGCTTGTATTAAATCGGCAAATGGTTCGTAATATTCATTGGTGAAATTAGCGTTAATAAAATCAGATAGGCGAAGCCCTGCATTTAAATATTCTTCTGAATTGATTTGTCTGATTGTTCCTATGCCGATATTCGGAATGAGGTTAATCAATATGCGTTGCAAGCTTAAATAATCATCAGCATTGATGAGATATTTTAAAATGGATATGACATCTTTTATTTCTTGTCGTTTAAAGAACTTTATACTGTCGATTTGAATGAAATCCAATATATTTTTTTGATACTTTTGATTGTAGTTATTCGCTAATACTGTTAAATGATTTGCCAAGGTGTATAAGTATTTGTTTTGGCGGACGAGTATGGCTATTTCAGATAAACTTTCTATTTGAGGCAGTAATTGTATTATATTATTGAAAATCCAGCGCGCTTCTTCATATGTGTTTTTAAATTGCTGAAAGTGGATTTTATGTCCTGTTTCACTGCTTTTTGAAATCATATTCTTAGCATAGGAATGTTCTATCACATCTTTTTGAAATAGATTTTGTAATGTATTGTAAGCCATTTCTAATAATAATTTTGTCGAACGATAATTTTCCGTGAAATTTATGATGATTGGTTTATAGTTTTTGCAAAAATCATTTAAAATGCGTTCTGGATTAGAACCACGCCATTCGTAAATCGTCTGAAATTCATCACCGCAAAGCATGATATTGCGATTGGCAAATAAATAATGTAGCATGGTGTATTCAAAAATGCTTGTGTCTTGCATTTCATCAATCATGATGTATTTGTATTTTTCATGCCATTTTTCACGTGTTGCTTCATCTTGCAATAATCGATAAGCATTAGCGATTAAGTCTTTGTAATCAAGTCCGTTCATCTGTTGCAGAGCATGCTCATAAGCTACAATTATATTTATGCCATCAAATTGGAAGAACTTCGTTAGACTATCGCTTTTTTGTTGATTGAATGTTTTATTGAATTGCAAATGACGCTGATATAATGAAGTGTAATCTGCTTGAATATCATTATGTAGATGCTGTAAGGCACGTTCTTGTTTTAGCTGTTCAATGCAATTTACTATATATTGGATATCCAAGGCTTTTCCTTTAGGATATTTTTGTAAAATTTGGCGGATTAAAGCTTTTTGGTCTTCATCATCAAAAATGACAAATTCCTGGAATGTTTTATGCTTAGCTTTGGCTGAAATCGTGATGATTTGATAAGCAAAGCCATGAATAGTACGTATTGTGATATCTTTTGCCGTTTCAAAATCTAATTGAGAGCTGATGCGATTTTTCAGTTCTCGACAAGCTTTATTAGTGAATGTAAGACAGAGAATTTCGCTTGGTTTTGCTTTTTGTTTTTGTAATATATTGACAACGCGGTATGATAAAACATTTGTCTTACCGGTGCCAGCTCCAGCGCATAACAAAATATTTTTATCGAGTTCATTTATGACTTGTAGTTGTTTTTTATTAAACATGATAATCTCCTATATATTTAAATTGATTTTCCGTGATAAGCTAATATTATTATACACTATATATTTATTAGAAATAAAAGGCAGGTACTTTTTGTACCTGCCTTTTATCATAATGTCAAATATTTATAATATGAACCGATAAAGATGCTAAAGCCGATAAATCCAGTTACAGCACCTATATACCAATAGTATTTTATCTTGCTGATTGCCGTGAGCGAAGATAATAAAATGCCTATTTGTAAAAAGATTAAAGCATTACCAAAATTTGCTGATATCTCTTTCGTAGCGAGATGTTTTTGTTCAGCTGATTTTGCCATTTGTGATAATGTGTATTCTTCTGCTTTATATTGAGCAATTTTCTGCTTGTAAGCTTCTTTTTTGGCATAGAGCTCTTCTTGTAATTTAGGATTATCTGTCAAATCAGTTTTTGCCAATTCAATTTCAATATTATAAAGTTCAGCTTCTAGCGTAGTCTTTTTTATCGTTTTTGCTTGATAATGTGACCAGTAGTTGAATGCCTCATTTTGACTGATTACCACCTGATTGCCAAGGCTTGCAGCTTTAAATGAAGCGAGCGTGCCAACTACAGCTAAAATCAGAGTTGTTATCGCTACAATGGTTTTTAATCTTTTAGACCAAGCTTTAGTGATAATTTCCTCGTGATACTCCTTTATAATATTATCGTCATCTGTCTGTTTCCTATCGGGTTCCATAAATCATCTCTTTCTTTTAATATAAGTTTATAAATTATTGTAATAATTATACATGATTTTAATCCGTTTAGCAATCAATATTATCATTTGTTTTAATGGTTTGTTCTTTTAATTTCTTTTCAGCTGGTATGATGATTTCTTCATAGCGGTCTACTTTTTTATTAAGACGTTCAATGACTAAATTCATCACATCTATTTTCTTTTGCAGGCGGTCACGTTGTTCTTTTAATATTTCTTTGCGCGCTTCGGCTGTGCCTTCTTGATAGAATAATTTGATATAATCGATGAGTGCCTCTATTTCCACGCCAGCGCTTCGCATGCATTTTACAAATTCAATCCAATTACAAGAAACTTCATCGAAATCGCGAATGCCATTTGATTTGCGCGGAATTGGCGGTAAAAGACCAATGCGTTCATAATATCTGATTGTATCAGCGGAGATATCGTATTTTTCACTTACTTCTTTTATAGTCATAATATCAACTCCTTAGATTGTCATGCTTGATTTCATAATACCATTTGAAGTCGGCTTCAAGTCAATATATTCAAATCATAGATTTTTATTGATTTATTATAACAATTTATATTCTGTATCTTTCTTTTATATTTTTAAAACACTTTTGGCGGATTTAAATTCAACAATATTCCTATAAAAAACCAGCTTATAATTTTAACAAGCTGGTTTTTTCGTATATATTTTCAATATTAAATTTCTATTTTTAATGAAACAACAATAAAATTAATCCACCGATTGCAGGCATTGCCACTATGCAGAATTTTAAAAATGGACGTGGTGCAAGATGAGTACATTTCGAACCGATAAATGCGCCAATCATTAAACCTAATAAAGTTTGAATAAAAATTGGAAAATCAAGATTTCCGTTTACAAGGTAACCGAGTCCACCTGATGCTGATATAGGTAGAATGATTAGCATGCACGTTCCAATGGACTTCAAAAGTGGAACGCCAAAAATCACAAGCAATGTAATTTGAATAAATGCGGCTGCACCAATGCCAAAAGCACCAGATAAGAATCCATTTATAATACCCGTTATAATGCCGTAAATATAAAACTTTTTACCTGCTAACTGTTCAGGACGAATATGTATATGTTTATCCATAAAATCAGCTTGATAAACCTTAACATATAAAATAATAGCAGATAAAATAATCATCGTTGCAGTGCAAATGCTAAGAATGTCTTCTGGGATTTTATCAGAGAATTCCGCACCTAAAAAAGCACCGACGATACCGCCTAAGCCAATTACAAGTCCAGTTTTTACAACAACTTCATGTTCACGCAGATGACTGATTACACCAGAAATCATAGTAAATACCATTGAAGCAAGTGCTACTCCTAATGCTGTATGAATTGGTACATCAAATACAACAGTTAACAAAGTAATCGTGACACCTGCACCACCAGCACCGACAAAACCAATTAAAGCACCTAGAAATAGCATAGAAATAAATATCATAAAATCATCTCCTTTTCTATATTTTATAATGTACAAAAATTGTATATAATATAACTTAAAGTTCTATGAAAATTTTATGATAAATTACATATTTTGAAAGGAAAGACAATATTCATGGCAAATTTTAATTATTTGGAAGAAATACCCGAATTTAAAAATTTTGCTTCTATCTGTATCGAAGCAGAAAAACGTTGGAGAACAGATACACCTGTATCTTGTGTAAAAGAAATCAGAACAGCATTAGAGATGGCTATTAGATGGGTATATCATACTGATATAAAGCTTATTTCTGAAAATATTTCTCAAAATAATTTGTATGATTTAATGTCTAATAAAAAATTTTCATGTATTATTAGTACAAAATTAACTAATGAACTTCATTACATTCGTAAAAAAGGAAATATAGCGACACATGAAAATGGAATTAACATTGATAAAAATGTAGCTAATACTTGCATGAAATATTTATTTAATTTTATTCAATGGATGGAAGCAACTTATTGTAAAAAACATTATAAAAAAAGAAGTTTTGAAGAAAATAGTATTATAGATACTTTGTCGGATAATTTAAAAACTATAGGAGTAGCAGTCGGAGGAGTTATAGCAGGTGTTATTGGAACTGTAATTTTTAGTTCTAAAAATAAAGCTTAAGATTTTATAAAAAAAGCCTAGTGAAAATTCACTAGGCTTAATTTGTTTATTTAGATTTTTGATAAGATGTTTTAAATTACATCATACCAGGCATTCCGCCGCCCATACCTGCACCAGCAGCTGGAACTTCAGCTTTTTCTGGTTTATCAGCAACGATTGTTTCTGTAGTGAGAACCATAGCAGCAATACTTGCAGCATTCTGAAGAGCGCTACGAGTTACTTTGGCAGGGTCAACAATACCAGCAGCAATCATGTCTTCATATTTGCCGATAAGAGCATTGTAACCAACGCCTGCACCAGCAGATTTAACATGTTCTACAACAACGGAACCTTCAAGACCAGCATTGTTAGCAATCTGGCGAACTGGTTCTTCAATTGCACGTTTTACAATTTCAATACCAGTTTTAACATCGCCTTCAGCTTCGAGTTTTTCAAGAGCTGGTTGGATGTCGATGAATGTAGTACCGCCACCTGCAACGATACCTTCTTCAACAGCTGCACGAGTTGCATTTAAAGCATCTTCGATACGAAGTTTTTTATCTTTCATTTCAACTTCAGTTGCAGCACCAATTTCAATTACAGCTACGCCGCCAGCGAGTTTAGCAAGACGTTCTTGTAATTTTTCTTTATCGAAATCGGAAGTAGTTTCAGCGATTTGTTTTTTAATCTGTTCTGCACGAGCAGCGATTTCAGCTTTATCGCCATAACCATCAACGATTGTAGTTTCTTCTTTAGAAGCACGAACTTGACGAGCATGACCGAGGTCAGAAAGTTCAACGCTATCGAGTTTACGGCCGAGTTCTTCACTGATTACTTGACCACCAGTTAAGATAGCGATATCTTCGAGCATAGCTTTACGACGGTCACCAAAGCCAGGAGCTTTAACAGCAAGAGCTTTGAAAGTACCACGAAGTTTGTTTACAACGAGAGTTGCAAGAGCTTCGCCGTCGATATCTTCTGCAATGATAACGAGTTCTTTA
The window above is part of the Megamonas hypermegale genome. Proteins encoded here:
- a CDS encoding 3'-5' exonuclease, translated to MFNKKQLQVINELDKNILLCAGAGTGKTNVLSYRVVNILQKQKAKPSEILCLTFTNKACRELKNRISSQLDFETAKDITIRTIHGFAYQIITISAKAKHKTFQEFVIFDDEDQKALIRQILQKYPKGKALDIQYIVNCIEQLKQERALQHLHNDIQADYTSLYQRHLQFNKTFNQQKSDSLTKFFQFDGINIIVAYEHALQQMNGLDYKDLIANAYRLLQDEATREKWHEKYKYIMIDEMQDTSIFEYTMLHYLFANRNIMLCGDEFQTIYEWRGSNPERILNDFCKNYKPIIINFTENYRSTKLLLEMAYNTLQNLFQKDVIEHSYAKNMISKSSETGHKIHFQQFKNTYEEARWIFNNIIQLLPQIESLSEIAILVRQNKYLYTLANHLTVLANNYNQKYQKNILDFIQIDSIKFFKRQEIKDVISILKYLINADDYLSLQRILINLIPNIGIGTIRQINSEEYLNAGLRLSDFINANFTNEYYEPFADLIQAYFTKDIIVFDIEGTGTDIFTDNIIQLSAVRIHKGKRIDSFNEYLKSEKSVGDSEKVHHISDDYLAKNGKNPQKVLMKFTEFIKDAIITGHNIRGYDMDILNQNLIRRGLSPINFEHINFDTLDLARRFYPNLPNHKLEHLSNLFNLDTKSNHDSFDDVLATWDLLHKMLEEKIIPTSKKRQELLSKQKQKFIKPAELLINLRQKITADISLKDLIVQIVKDFDLTRIYRAETIDGRNRIENLRTLYRIAKKELSNQSGINGIKELLQYATLSSSDLDALTVEKPKIPIITVHQAKGLEFKYEFLAGMNDDIFPSYFSTQNGYITEEEKRLFYVAITRAKKRLYISCSGKKSRLLTNIPEQFIDNTTTKF
- a CDS encoding DUF4337 domain-containing protein, whose protein sequence is MEPDRKQTDDDNIIKEYHEEIITKAWSKRLKTIVAITTLILAVVGTLASFKAASLGNQVVISQNEAFNYWSHYQAKTIKKTTLEAELYNIEIELAKTDLTDNPKLQEELYAKKEAYKQKIAQYKAEEYTLSQMAKSAEQKHLATKEISANFGNALIFLQIGILLSSLTAISKIKYYWYIGAVTGFIGFSIFIGSYYKYLTL
- a CDS encoding MerR family transcriptional regulator, producing MTIKEVSEKYDISADTIRYYERIGLLPPIPRKSNGIRDFDEVSCNWIEFVKCMRSAGVEIEALIDYIKLFYQEGTAEARKEILKEQRDRLQKKIDVMNLVIERLNKKVDRYEEIIIPAEKKLKEQTIKTNDNIDC
- a CDS encoding sulfite exporter TauE/SafE family protein; its protein translation is MIFISMLFLGALIGFVGAGGAGVTITLLTVVFDVPIHTALGVALASMVFTMISGVISHLREHEVVVKTGLVIGLGGIVGAFLGAEFSDKIPEDILSICTATMIILSAIILYVKVYQADFMDKHIHIRPEQLAGKKFYIYGIITGIINGFLSGAFGIGAAAFIQITLLVIFGVPLLKSIGTCMLIILPISASGGLGYLVNGNLDFPIFIQTLLGLMIGAFIGSKCTHLAPRPFLKFCIVAMPAIGGLILLLFH
- a CDS encoding DUF4145 domain-containing protein; protein product: MANFNYLEEIPEFKNFASICIEAEKRWRTDTPVSCVKEIRTALEMAIRWVYHTDIKLISENISQNNLYDLMSNKKFSCIISTKLTNELHYIRKKGNIATHENGINIDKNVANTCMKYLFNFIQWMEATYCKKHYKKRSFEENSIIDTLSDNLKTIGVAVGGVIAGVIGTVIFSSKNKA
- the groL gene encoding chaperonin GroEL (60 kDa chaperone family; promotes refolding of misfolded polypeptides especially under stressful conditions; forms two stacked rings of heptamers to form a barrel-shaped 14mer; ends can be capped by GroES; misfolded proteins enter the barrel where they are refolded when GroES binds), whose protein sequence is MAKQVLFGEEARQALGKGVDALANAVKVTLGPKGRNVVLDKKFGAPTITNDGVTIARDIELEDPFENMGAQLVKEVATKTNDIAGDGTTTATLLAQAMIHEGMRNVAAGANPMIIKKGIEQAVATLVEEIKAKAVKVESKEAIAQVASVSSADEETGKLIADAMEKVGKDGVITVEESKGMQTNLSVVEGMQFDRGYISPYMVTDTDKMEAVMDDPYILITDRKISAIADILPILEKVVKQGKELVIIAEDIDGEALATLVVNKLRGTFKALAVKAPGFGDRRKAMLEDIAILTGGQVISEELGRKLDSVELSDLGHARQVRASKEETTIVDGYGDKAEIAARAEQIKKQIAETTSDFDKEKLQERLAKLAGGVAVIEIGAATEVEMKDKKLRIEDALNATRAAVEEGIVAGGGTTFIDIQPALEKLEAEGDVKTGIEIVKRAIEEPVRQIANNAGLEGSVVVEHVKSAGAGVGYNALIGKYEDMIAAGIVDPAKVTRSALQNAASIAAMVLTTETIVADKPEKAEVPAAGAGMGGGMPGMM